The following are from one region of the Pseudohongiella spirulinae genome:
- a CDS encoding Bax inhibitor-1/YccA family protein encodes MSQYQLGTTRSTTAQGQDSAVAVNKVLKNTYLLLGLTLAFSALTAAFAMASNAAPVNIWVMLIGFYGLLFLTHKLANSAWGLLSVFALTGFMGYTLGPILGFYMASANGSQLVMTALGGTAFIFFGLSAYALVSRKDFSFLSGFMFAGFLVIIAMFIANLFMQIPALQLALSGAFMLFSSAAILMQTGAIINGGERNYILATVTLYVSIYNIFISLLNLLTALSGEE; translated from the coding sequence ATGAGTCAGTATCAGCTTGGAACCACGCGCAGTACCACAGCTCAGGGGCAGGATTCTGCTGTTGCTGTAAACAAGGTTCTTAAAAACACCTATCTGTTACTGGGTCTGACGCTCGCATTCAGCGCGCTCACTGCAGCCTTTGCCATGGCCAGCAACGCAGCGCCTGTGAACATTTGGGTGATGCTTATCGGTTTTTACGGCCTGCTTTTCCTGACACATAAACTGGCCAACAGCGCCTGGGGATTACTGTCAGTTTTTGCGCTGACCGGTTTCATGGGCTACACACTGGGGCCAATTCTTGGGTTCTACATGGCCAGCGCCAATGGCAGTCAACTGGTAATGACTGCTCTGGGCGGCACTGCCTTTATTTTCTTCGGCCTGTCAGCCTATGCCCTGGTCAGCCGTAAGGATTTCAGCTTCCTGAGTGGCTTCATGTTTGCCGGCTTTCTGGTCATTATTGCCATGTTTATTGCTAATCTGTTTATGCAGATTCCGGCATTGCAACTGGCACTGTCAGGCGCATTCATGCTGTTTTCCAGCGCCGCGATCCTGATGCAGACCGGCGCCATTATTAATGGTGGCGAACGAAATTACATTCTGGCAACCGTGACGCTGTATGTGTCGATTTATAATATTTTCATCAGCCTGCTGAATCTGCTGACAGCACTGAGCGGCGAAGAATAA
- the tusD gene encoding sulfurtransferase complex subunit TusD, with translation MKISVVIYAAPADQQANASALHFCRAALAAGHQIYRLFFYEQGVNTANELSVFPQDESHLSQQWQTLIKENKLDAVVCVASALKRGILNAEEARRYEKSAKTLASGFEISGLGQWVDACIHSDRVVSFGS, from the coding sequence GTGAAAATCAGTGTGGTCATCTACGCCGCCCCCGCCGATCAGCAGGCCAATGCCAGCGCCCTGCATTTTTGCCGCGCTGCGCTGGCAGCCGGCCATCAGATTTACCGGCTGTTTTTTTATGAACAGGGCGTCAATACTGCCAATGAGCTGAGCGTATTTCCACAGGACGAATCGCACCTTTCACAGCAATGGCAAACCCTGATCAAGGAAAACAAACTGGATGCCGTGGTTTGTGTCGCCTCAGCACTCAAACGGGGCATTCTCAATGCAGAAGAAGCCCGACGCTATGAAAAATCCGCCAAGACACTGGCCAGCGGGTTTGAGATCTCCGGACTGGGGCAATGGGTTGATGCCTGTATTCATTCTGACCGTGTAGTGAGCTTTGGATCATGA
- the tusC gene encoding sulfurtransferase complex subunit TusC, giving the protein MSKNKVISLIIRQAPYGSSRAKATLDMALSAAVFEQSVQLIFMDDGVFQLLAKQDPAAIGAKNTSAALTALPLYGIETVYVASESLQQRGLAAEDLSISARVSGWQEISALLHRSDTVISL; this is encoded by the coding sequence ATGAGCAAAAACAAGGTCATCAGTCTCATCATCCGTCAGGCTCCCTATGGGAGCAGCCGGGCTAAAGCAACTCTGGACATGGCATTGTCGGCAGCCGTGTTTGAACAGTCCGTGCAGTTGATCTTTATGGATGATGGTGTGTTTCAATTGCTGGCCAAGCAGGATCCGGCCGCAATCGGTGCCAAAAATACCTCAGCTGCGCTTACGGCACTGCCATTATATGGCATCGAAACGGTCTATGTTGCCAGCGAATCTCTGCAGCAACGCGGGCTTGCTGCAGAGGACCTGAGTATTTCAGCGCGAGTTAGCGGGTGGCAGGAAATAAGCGCCCTGCTACATCGATCAGACACAGTGATTAGCCTATGA
- the tusB gene encoding sulfurtransferase complex subunit TusB yields the protein MTTLHIVSCSPFSSDSLQRCLSLLAEGDSLLFIENGVYILNSSVQLPSTIACYLLEEDLLARGLQANALPTANYADFVRLVCEHDNSISWT from the coding sequence ATGACAACATTGCATATTGTCAGTTGTTCGCCGTTTTCCTCAGACAGCCTGCAGCGCTGCCTGAGCCTGCTTGCTGAGGGCGATTCCCTGCTGTTTATTGAAAACGGAGTGTATATTCTGAATAGTTCCGTGCAACTTCCGTCAACAATAGCCTGTTACCTTCTGGAAGAAGATCTACTGGCGCGAGGATTGCAGGCAAACGCGTTGCCAACAGCAAACTATGCCGATTTTGTGCGGCTGGTATGTGAGCATGACAACAGCATCAGTTGGACATAA
- a CDS encoding TusE/DsrC/DsvC family sulfur relay protein, which yields MKGKTPVTLWVEQRAIALDKDGYLKNLADWNERVADALAQTEAIKLTDAHWQIINIVRQFYAETGLSPATRPLINLIAEKAGAEKGKSIYLMRLFGGKPALSVSRIAGLPRPANCF from the coding sequence ATGAAAGGCAAGACGCCGGTTACACTCTGGGTAGAACAACGTGCAATTGCCCTCGATAAAGATGGTTACCTGAAAAACCTGGCAGACTGGAATGAGCGGGTCGCCGACGCGCTGGCACAGACCGAAGCGATCAAGCTCACGGATGCTCACTGGCAGATCATCAATATCGTTCGTCAGTTCTACGCCGAGACCGGCCTGTCCCCTGCCACCCGCCCCCTGATCAACCTCATCGCTGAAAAAGCGGGCGCGGAAAAAGGCAAAAGCATCTACCTGATGCGCCTGTTTGGCGGCAAACCCGCGCTTAGCGTAAGCCGTATTGCCGGACTGCCAAGACCCGCCAACTGTTTCTGA
- a CDS encoding phosphoribosylaminoimidazolesuccinocarboxamide synthase, with product MTMNLADSVLAVNDDLPIRTAQPVHSGKVRSVYWLTAEDSARLIRERDYPVLPDAPLAVMVISDRLSAFDCIWHAEGGVNGVPGKGAALNAIASHWFSQFRNQGLADAHILDIPHPFVWIVQKARPVKIEAICRQYITGSMWRAYQQGEREFCGIQLPDGLQKDQRLPELLITPSTKGILRGIPGVPEADDVNISRQQIADNAEAFGFRSPDHIALYEQLLTEGFATISEELQSIDQIFVDTKFEFGYVTDRNGQEKLIYMDEVGTPDSSRIWDGPAYREGRIVEQSKEAFRQFLLGHFSDPDILLNKSRMNERLALACDTALPLQAIMDVSDTYIGMAEKITGQHVYRPENPKAEIIAVLRDHYHLID from the coding sequence ATGACCATGAATCTTGCAGATAGTGTGCTGGCCGTAAACGATGATCTTCCAATCCGCACGGCTCAGCCGGTGCATAGCGGTAAAGTCCGCTCAGTATACTGGCTGACGGCTGAGGACAGCGCCCGTCTTATCCGCGAACGTGACTATCCGGTTCTGCCCGATGCGCCTCTGGCCGTGATGGTCATCAGTGACCGGCTGTCTGCCTTTGATTGCATCTGGCACGCCGAAGGTGGTGTTAACGGCGTACCTGGCAAGGGTGCCGCACTGAACGCGATTGCCAGTCACTGGTTCAGTCAGTTCCGCAATCAGGGGCTGGCCGATGCCCACATACTCGATATACCCCACCCATTTGTCTGGATCGTGCAAAAAGCCCGTCCGGTAAAAATCGAGGCCATCTGTCGACAGTATATTACCGGCTCCATGTGGCGCGCCTATCAGCAGGGCGAGCGCGAATTCTGCGGTATTCAACTGCCCGATGGTTTGCAAAAAGATCAGCGCTTACCGGAATTGCTCATAACGCCATCTACCAAGGGTATCCTGCGCGGCATACCGGGTGTCCCGGAAGCTGATGACGTTAATATTTCCCGCCAACAGATTGCCGACAACGCTGAGGCTTTTGGTTTCCGCAGCCCCGACCATATCGCTCTATATGAACAGCTTCTGACAGAAGGTTTTGCCACCATCAGCGAAGAACTCCAGAGCATCGACCAGATTTTTGTTGATACCAAATTTGAATTTGGTTATGTGACAGATCGAAACGGTCAGGAAAAACTGATCTATATGGACGAAGTCGGAACACCTGACTCTTCCAGAATCTGGGATGGACCGGCCTATCGCGAAGGACGCATCGTTGAGCAGTCCAAAGAGGCGTTCAGGCAGTTTTTGCTCGGCCACTTCAGCGACCCTGATATTCTGCTGAACAAATCGAGAATGAATGAACGGCTTGCGCTGGCCTGTGATACCGCACTGCCCTTACAGGCCATCATGGATGTCTCCGATACCTATATCGGCATGGCCGAAAAAATAACCGGCCAGCATGTCTATCGACCGGAAAATCCCAAGGCTGAAATCATCGCTGTGCTGCGCGATCACTATCACCTGATAGACTGA
- a CDS encoding MATE family efflux transporter, whose translation MLANASVPLLGLSDTAVIGNYGSLEALGAIAFGSIVFSFVYWSFGFLRMGTTGFVAQAVGARDEAEIRAAVWRAVFIGAIIGFLLILIQSPISTLSLLLLQGSDTVEAMTHSYIQTRIWGAPAALILFALMGCLIGLGKSKSLLAVQLFMNGLNIVLDILFAGVLEMGATGIALGTAIAEWSSLLLALFIVVRSLRERATDTTLPLIPWSLLHDATGLLHTLSVNRDIMIRTLLMVASFAWFVRQSATYGDEVLAANHILLQLISFSAFFLDAYAYVAEALVGEAMGAGDDHLFDQALWRSSCLAGGSALVLASIIYWGGELIVPLLSQHPAVWLAATDSMHLAALYVALAFAAFQLDGVFIGTTQTAQMRNASILSVLVFVPLSVVLGEQHGVIGLWWAFVMYVVTRAITLGYYLPGLRFKVQSRQTRQAGSAT comes from the coding sequence ATGCTGGCCAATGCGTCGGTTCCGCTCTTGGGTCTTTCTGATACCGCGGTAATCGGCAACTACGGCTCACTGGAGGCACTTGGCGCTATTGCATTCGGGTCAATTGTCTTCAGTTTTGTATACTGGAGTTTTGGCTTTCTGCGCATGGGCACAACCGGCTTTGTAGCACAGGCCGTGGGCGCGCGTGATGAAGCTGAAATCAGAGCAGCCGTTTGGCGAGCAGTGTTTATCGGCGCCATTATCGGCTTTTTACTGATCCTGATTCAATCGCCCATCAGCACCCTGTCACTTCTACTTCTTCAAGGAAGTGACACTGTTGAAGCGATGACACATAGCTATATACAAACCCGAATATGGGGTGCACCGGCTGCGCTTATACTATTTGCACTGATGGGCTGTCTGATTGGACTGGGGAAAAGTAAATCCCTGCTTGCTGTGCAGCTGTTTATGAACGGATTGAATATTGTTCTGGATATTCTGTTTGCTGGCGTTCTGGAAATGGGCGCAACCGGTATCGCGCTTGGGACCGCAATCGCGGAGTGGAGCAGTTTACTTCTGGCGCTGTTTATTGTTGTGCGATCTTTGCGCGAAAGAGCGACTGACACAACTTTACCCCTGATTCCCTGGTCACTATTGCACGATGCGACCGGTTTGTTGCACACCCTGAGTGTCAACCGCGACATTATGATCAGAACCCTGTTGATGGTGGCCAGCTTTGCCTGGTTTGTACGCCAGAGTGCCACATATGGGGATGAGGTGTTGGCCGCTAACCATATCCTGTTGCAGTTGATCTCATTCTCCGCTTTTTTTCTGGATGCCTATGCTTATGTGGCAGAAGCGCTGGTCGGAGAAGCTATGGGCGCAGGCGATGACCATCTGTTTGATCAGGCATTGTGGCGCAGCTCCTGCCTTGCCGGTGGCAGCGCACTGGTATTGGCGAGCATTATCTATTGGGGCGGAGAACTAATTGTGCCGCTCCTCAGTCAGCATCCGGCTGTCTGGCTGGCGGCAACGGATTCGATGCACCTGGCAGCGCTTTATGTTGCATTGGCATTTGCCGCATTCCAGCTTGACGGGGTTTTTATCGGGACGACTCAGACCGCACAGATGCGTAACGCTTCAATACTCTCAGTATTGGTGTTTGTGCCACTCAGCGTGGTTCTGGGCGAGCAGCATGGGGTAATCGGGCTCTGGTGGGCATTTGTCATGTATGTGGTCACGCGTGCCATCACACTGGGCTATTACCTGCCCGGTTTGAGGTTCAAAGTGCAGTCTCGCCAAACCAGGCAAGCCGGTTCTGCAACCTGA
- the cysG gene encoding siroheme synthase CysG, with amino-acid sequence MDYLPVFMQITGRRCLLVGAGEVASRKAALLLRCGACLIVVAPWVSDAVKALIDTHGGEIHERPFEDSDLEGVVLVVAATDDDQVNRRVSELATARQLPVNVVDQTELCSFIVPAIVDRSPVVVAISTGGSSPVLTRRIKEQIEIQLPAALGALAAQLGSFRDRVKQQLSDFRQRTRFWERLLSGPMPDLYLSGQQEQAMRLFEDTLVSDLHESGQGEVYLVGAGPGDPDLLTLKALRLMYAADVVLYDRLVSPEIMQRVRPDAERIFVGKEAKHHPVPQEEINERLVTLAREGLKVLRLKGGDPFIFGRGGEEIDRLTAEGIPFQVVPGITAASGCSAYAGIPLTHRDFSQSVRFVTGHLKNEQPDLNWSALVDEEQTLVIYMGLLTLQTICEQLIAHGMSTAMPVAIVEQGTLPRQRVLTGTVSDIAHRAAELGVKAPAIIIIGQVVRLQNRLAWFGETAL; translated from the coding sequence ATGGACTATCTGCCGGTATTCATGCAAATCACCGGTCGGCGCTGCCTGCTGGTTGGCGCCGGCGAGGTAGCCTCGCGCAAGGCGGCATTGCTGCTGCGCTGCGGAGCCTGTCTGATCGTGGTTGCGCCGTGGGTCAGTGATGCGGTGAAAGCGCTGATTGATACGCATGGCGGAGAGATCCATGAACGGCCATTTGAGGATTCGGATCTTGAGGGTGTAGTTCTGGTGGTAGCCGCGACAGACGATGACCAGGTCAATCGCCGTGTGTCGGAGCTGGCAACGGCGCGCCAGTTACCAGTGAATGTCGTTGATCAGACTGAGCTTTGTAGTTTCATTGTACCCGCCATTGTCGATCGTTCGCCTGTGGTAGTGGCGATATCTACCGGTGGCAGCTCGCCGGTGCTCACGCGGCGCATTAAGGAACAGATCGAGATACAATTACCAGCAGCGCTGGGTGCACTGGCAGCGCAACTGGGCAGTTTTCGCGATCGTGTAAAGCAGCAGCTCAGTGACTTCAGGCAACGCACCCGGTTCTGGGAACGACTGCTGAGCGGGCCCATGCCGGACCTTTATCTTTCCGGGCAGCAAGAGCAAGCCATGCGCCTGTTTGAAGACACCCTGGTTTCTGATCTTCATGAATCGGGGCAGGGCGAAGTATATCTGGTAGGTGCCGGCCCCGGTGATCCTGATCTGCTGACTCTGAAGGCACTGCGTCTGATGTACGCGGCTGATGTGGTTCTGTACGACCGACTGGTATCACCGGAGATTATGCAGCGCGTGCGTCCGGATGCCGAACGGATCTTTGTTGGAAAGGAAGCCAAACATCATCCGGTGCCTCAGGAAGAAATCAATGAGCGCCTGGTCACTCTGGCCCGCGAGGGTCTGAAGGTGCTTCGCCTTAAAGGCGGTGATCCCTTTATTTTTGGTCGTGGCGGCGAAGAGATTGACCGTCTGACCGCCGAAGGCATTCCGTTTCAGGTTGTACCCGGCATTACGGCAGCGTCTGGCTGTTCGGCTTATGCCGGTATTCCTCTGACCCACCGGGATTTTTCGCAGTCGGTTCGCTTTGTCACCGGCCATTTGAAAAATGAGCAACCTGATTTGAATTGGTCCGCCCTGGTGGACGAAGAACAGACCCTGGTGATTTATATGGGACTGCTGACTCTACAGACCATATGTGAACAGTTGATTGCGCACGGGATGTCGACAGCAATGCCGGTCGCCATTGTCGAGCAGGGAACGCTGCCGAGACAGCGTGTACTGACCGGAACTGTCAGCGATATTGCGCACAGAGCCGCAGAGCTGGGTGTCAAAGCGCCGGCGATCATCATTATTGGTCAGGTGGTCAGGTTGCAGAACCGGCTTGCCTGGTTTGGCGAGACTGCACTTTGA
- the serS gene encoding serine--tRNA ligase: MLDPRLLRSDPDRLVSALKIRGIDLDIDYFTELDNQRKQLQQETEQLQNERNTHAKSIGKAKAAGQDVAPLLAQVSDLGDRLDAAKAALNDIQESFHQAWIALPNMPQPDVPTGRDENDNVELHRWGTPRELDFEPRDHVELGEHQASHGLAMDFAAATRLTGSRFVVMRGRVARLHRALIQFMLDQHTLQHGYEEVYVPYVVNADSLTGTGQLPKFAEDLFKLHAEHEFYLIPTAEVPVTNLVRGEIIGAEQLPIKYACHTPCFRSEAGSYGRDTRGMIRQHQFEKVELVQMVRPQDSDRALKELTGHAERILQLLELPYRAMQLCGGDMGASAARTIDLEVWLPSQKCYREISSCSNFEDYQARRMQARWRNPETGKPELLHTLNGSGLAIGRTLVAILENYQQADGSVTIPSVLVPYMGGITTL, from the coding sequence ATGTTGGACCCTCGATTACTGCGTTCAGACCCTGATCGGCTGGTATCTGCCCTGAAAATTCGGGGCATCGATCTGGATATTGATTATTTCACAGAGCTGGACAATCAGCGCAAACAGCTGCAGCAGGAAACCGAGCAACTGCAGAATGAGCGCAACACGCATGCCAAAAGTATTGGCAAGGCCAAAGCAGCAGGGCAGGATGTGGCGCCACTGTTGGCCCAGGTCAGCGATCTGGGTGACAGGCTGGATGCCGCCAAGGCCGCATTGAATGATATACAGGAATCGTTCCATCAGGCCTGGATCGCTTTGCCCAATATGCCGCAGCCTGACGTGCCGACTGGCAGGGACGAAAACGACAATGTTGAACTGCATCGCTGGGGCACTCCACGCGAGCTGGATTTTGAACCCCGTGATCATGTGGAACTGGGGGAGCATCAGGCATCTCATGGCCTGGCCATGGATTTTGCCGCCGCTACCAGGCTGACCGGTTCCCGGTTCGTGGTAATGCGTGGCCGTGTTGCGCGCCTGCACCGGGCCTTGATTCAGTTTATGCTGGACCAGCACACCCTGCAGCACGGCTATGAAGAAGTTTATGTGCCCTATGTGGTCAACGCCGATTCATTGACCGGTACCGGGCAGTTACCAAAATTCGCCGAAGATCTGTTTAAACTGCATGCGGAACATGAGTTTTATCTCATTCCCACGGCGGAAGTACCTGTGACCAACCTGGTGCGGGGAGAAATCATTGGCGCTGAGCAACTACCCATCAAGTATGCCTGCCACACTCCCTGTTTCCGCAGTGAGGCGGGTAGCTACGGACGTGACACCCGTGGCATGATCAGGCAACATCAGTTCGAGAAAGTTGAACTGGTACAGATGGTCAGACCACAGGATTCCGATCGGGCGCTGAAGGAATTGACTGGCCATGCTGAGCGCATTCTGCAACTGCTGGAGTTACCTTACCGCGCCATGCAGTTATGTGGTGGTGACATGGGTGCCAGTGCTGCCCGTACCATCGACCTTGAAGTCTGGCTGCCTTCGCAAAAATGCTATCGTGAGATTTCCTCCTGCAGTAACTTTGAAGACTATCAGGCGCGCCGAATGCAGGCCCGCTGGCGTAATCCGGAAACGGGCAAACCGGAATTGCTGCATACCCTGAACGGCTCCGGGCTGGCGATCGGTCGCACGCTAGTGGCCATTCTGGAAAATTATCAGCAGGCCGACGGTTCAGTCACTATTCCCTCTGTGCTGGTGCCCTATATGGGCGGCATCACAACCCTCTGA
- the crcB gene encoding fluoride efflux transporter CrcB, whose protein sequence is MMWLFIALGGAAGALARYSLMTLVHASRIGTNGAWQLLPIGTLIVNVLGSLLIGMLYVLIIEKMILPAEFRSLLVVGLLGAFTTFSTFSLDTVLLLEQGFWLQAITYTLLSVVLCVLAAWLGMAILRLVA, encoded by the coding sequence ATGATGTGGCTGTTTATCGCTCTGGGCGGTGCCGCAGGCGCGCTGGCTCGCTATTCTTTAATGACACTTGTACACGCCAGTCGTATCGGCACTAATGGAGCCTGGCAGTTATTACCAATTGGCACCTTGATCGTGAACGTGCTGGGATCTTTGTTGATTGGCATGCTCTACGTACTGATTATTGAGAAAATGATTCTGCCGGCGGAATTCCGTTCTTTGCTGGTGGTTGGCCTGTTGGGTGCATTCACGACATTTTCGACCTTTTCGCTCGATACTGTGCTGCTCCTGGAACAGGGATTCTGGCTGCAGGCGATCACTTATACGTTGCTGAGTGTCGTTTTGTGTGTCCTGGCAGCCTGGCTTGGCATGGCGATATTGCGTCTGGTGGCGTAA
- a CDS encoding replication-associated recombination protein A, translating to MRPVRLEQYIGQAHILGPGRPLRTALERGLAHSMIFWGPPGTGKTTLARLVAEYCDSDFVSLSAVLAGVKDIRSAVAQARQHKDLNGRTTIVFVDEVHRFNKSQQDAFLPHIEDGTLIFIGATTENPSFELNNALLSRARTYVLKSLDEDDLCAVLEQALTDTERGLGQRRLSIRPEDMQRLVRAADGDARRAISLLEIAADLADDGAVLDSDCLDQVLQGGSKRFDKGGDLFYEQISALHKSVRGSAPDAALYWLARMLNGGCDPVYIARRLVRMAAEDIGNADPRALQLAMNAWDALTRLGSPEGELVLAQAVTYLAVAPKSNAVYTAFNRVMADVVSQPSYDVPEHLRNAPTSMMKGLGYGAGYRYAHDEPGAYAAGESYMPKVLHGVQYYYPASQGLEMKIGEKLRHLKAQDQASRRKRYDVDSSSTDGDSK from the coding sequence ATGCGCCCTGTGCGGCTGGAACAGTATATCGGCCAGGCGCATATTCTGGGACCGGGGCGACCACTGCGTACAGCCCTGGAGCGCGGTCTGGCGCACTCAATGATTTTCTGGGGCCCTCCCGGTACCGGCAAAACCACTTTGGCTCGTCTGGTGGCTGAATACTGTGACAGCGACTTTGTGAGCCTGTCTGCGGTGCTGGCCGGCGTCAAGGATATCCGCTCGGCGGTGGCTCAGGCCAGACAACACAAGGACCTGAACGGACGGACCACCATCGTGTTTGTTGACGAAGTACACCGTTTTAACAAGAGTCAACAGGATGCCTTTTTGCCCCATATTGAAGACGGAACCCTGATCTTTATCGGCGCTACGACAGAAAATCCTTCATTCGAACTGAACAACGCATTATTGTCGCGGGCCAGAACCTATGTCCTGAAAAGTCTTGATGAGGACGATTTGTGTGCTGTGCTGGAGCAGGCACTGACAGACACCGAACGCGGTCTGGGACAGCGCCGACTCAGTATCCGTCCGGAGGACATGCAGCGACTGGTGCGTGCCGCCGATGGCGATGCCAGGCGTGCAATAAGTCTGCTCGAGATAGCCGCAGATCTGGCGGACGATGGGGCCGTGCTGGACAGCGATTGTCTGGATCAGGTACTGCAGGGTGGCAGTAAGCGTTTCGACAAGGGTGGTGATCTTTTCTACGAGCAGATCTCGGCACTGCATAAATCAGTCAGGGGATCAGCACCGGATGCGGCTCTGTATTGGCTTGCGCGGATGCTGAATGGCGGTTGTGACCCGGTTTATATCGCCCGGCGACTGGTGCGGATGGCTGCGGAAGATATCGGCAATGCCGATCCGCGGGCTCTGCAGTTGGCCATGAATGCCTGGGATGCACTGACCCGATTGGGGTCGCCCGAAGGCGAGCTGGTGCTGGCCCAGGCGGTTACCTATCTTGCCGTGGCGCCCAAGAGCAATGCTGTTTATACCGCTTTCAATAGGGTTATGGCTGATGTCGTTTCGCAGCCCTCCTATGATGTACCCGAGCATCTGCGAAACGCACCGACAAGCATGATGAAGGGGCTGGGTTATGGGGCTGGGTACCGTTATGCACATGATGAGCCTGGCGCCTATGCCGCTGGTGAAAGCTATATGCCAAAGGTTTTGCACGGCGTTCAGTATTATTACCCGGCTTCACAGGGGCTGGAGATGAAAATTGGCGAGAAGTTAAGACATCTGAAGGCCCAGGATCAGGCCAGTCGCCGTAAACGATATGATGTCGACTCATCGTCGACAGACGGTGATTCAAAATGA
- the lolA gene encoding outer membrane lipoprotein chaperone LolA, with amino-acid sequence MLLTLSVMPSQAQDSEKLQTLLADLQTFRADVRQLVMESSGSILEESHILFMLQRPDGFYWETLEPFPELIVTDGQWLWNYQPDLLQLTIDDWDSDQSELAAQLLSGRVDEVAEQYSINAVPIADGGMEFVLQPLDPASLYQQVTLYFEGGEPESILLVNTNGQRTFWEFNNRQVNLALAPQQFVFQTPDDEMLEVIDNRSTDSGGNP; translated from the coding sequence TTGCTGCTGACTTTGTCAGTAATGCCATCGCAGGCTCAGGACAGCGAAAAACTGCAGACTTTGCTGGCAGATCTGCAGACCTTCAGGGCGGATGTGCGGCAACTGGTCATGGAGTCAAGCGGCAGTATTCTGGAAGAGAGTCATATCCTGTTCATGTTGCAGCGACCCGATGGTTTTTATTGGGAGACACTGGAACCCTTCCCGGAACTGATCGTCACCGATGGTCAATGGTTGTGGAATTACCAACCTGACCTGCTGCAGTTGACCATCGACGACTGGGACAGCGATCAGTCAGAGTTGGCGGCACAATTACTCAGCGGCAGGGTCGATGAAGTGGCTGAGCAATACAGCATCAATGCGGTGCCGATCGCCGACGGTGGTATGGAATTTGTCCTGCAGCCATTGGATCCGGCCAGTCTGTATCAGCAGGTGACGCTGTATTTTGAGGGCGGAGAGCCTGAATCGATTCTGTTAGTTAACACCAATGGTCAGCGCACTTTCTGGGAATTCAACAATCGTCAGGTGAATCTGGCCCTGGCGCCGCAGCAGTTTGTGTTTCAGACGCCGGACGATGAAATGCTGGAAGTGATCGACAATCGCAGCACCGACAGTGGCGGGAATCCGTGA